In Tenacibaculum pacificus, a single window of DNA contains:
- the guaA gene encoding glutamine-hydrolyzing GMP synthase yields the protein MQQHNVLILDFGSQYTQLIARRVRELNIYCEIHPYNKIPTNLNDFKAVILSGSPNSVRSEAVLHPDLAEIRGKKPVLAVCYGAQYLAHFSGGLVAPSNTREYGRANLSFVKEGEAFLKGISIGSQVWMSHSDTIKNLPTNGTLLASTNDVENAAYKIEGESTYAIQFHPEVYHSTDGKQLLQNFLVDIADVAQTWTPDSFVDETVAGIKAKVGNDKVVLGLSGGVDSTVAAVLLHKAIGANLHCIFVNNGLLRKNEYTDVLKQYEGMGLNVKGVDASARFMKELEGLSDPEEKRKAIGKAFIDVFDAEANQIENAKWLAQGTIYPDVIESVSVNGGPSATIKSHHNVGGLPDFMKLKIVEPLRMIFKDEVRRVGASMGIDKDLLGRHPFPGPGLAIRILGDITEEKVRILQEVDAVFINGLKEDGLYDKVWQAGAILLPVNSVGVMGDERTYEKVVALRAVESTDGMTADWVNLPYEFLQKISNKIINNVKGVNRVVYDISSKPPATIEWE from the coding sequence ATGCAACAACACAACGTACTTATTTTAGATTTCGGATCGCAATACACACAACTTATTGCACGCCGAGTGAGAGAATTGAACATTTACTGTGAAATTCATCCGTATAACAAAATTCCAACAAATTTAAACGACTTTAAAGCTGTAATTCTTTCTGGTAGCCCAAACTCTGTTCGTTCAGAAGCGGTTTTACATCCAGATTTAGCAGAAATTAGAGGTAAAAAACCTGTATTAGCTGTTTGTTATGGAGCGCAATACTTAGCTCACTTTTCTGGTGGATTAGTAGCACCTTCAAATACAAGAGAATATGGTAGAGCTAATTTATCTTTTGTAAAAGAAGGAGAAGCTTTTCTTAAAGGAATTTCAATAGGAAGTCAAGTTTGGATGAGTCATTCAGATACTATTAAAAATTTACCAACAAACGGAACTTTATTAGCAAGCACAAACGATGTAGAAAATGCTGCTTATAAAATTGAAGGAGAATCAACATACGCAATTCAGTTTCACCCAGAAGTATATCATTCTACAGATGGTAAACAATTATTACAAAACTTTTTAGTTGACATCGCTGATGTAGCTCAAACTTGGACTCCTGATTCTTTTGTTGATGAAACAGTTGCTGGTATAAAAGCAAAAGTTGGAAACGACAAAGTAGTTTTAGGATTGTCTGGAGGCGTAGATTCTACCGTAGCAGCTGTATTATTACACAAAGCAATTGGAGCAAACTTACACTGTATTTTTGTTAACAATGGTTTATTACGTAAAAATGAATATACCGATGTATTAAAGCAATACGAAGGAATGGGCTTAAACGTAAAAGGAGTTGATGCTTCGGCACGTTTTATGAAAGAACTTGAAGGATTAAGTGATCCTGAAGAAAAACGTAAGGCTATTGGTAAAGCTTTTATTGATGTTTTTGATGCTGAAGCAAATCAAATTGAAAATGCAAAATGGTTAGCTCAAGGAACTATTTACCCTGATGTAATTGAATCTGTTTCTGTAAACGGAGGTCCATCAGCAACTATTAAAAGTCATCATAATGTAGGTGGTTTACCTGACTTTATGAAGTTAAAAATAGTTGAACCTTTAAGAATGATCTTTAAAGACGAAGTTCGTCGTGTAGGAGCTTCTATGGGAATTGATAAAGACTTATTAGGTCGTCACCCTTTTCCTGGTCCTGGATTAGCTATTCGTATTTTAGGTGATATTACTGAAGAAAAAGTACGTATTTTACAAGAAGTAGATGCTGTTTTTATCAACGGATTAAAAGAAGATGGTTTATACGACAAAGTATGGCAAGCCGGAGCAATTTTATTACCAGTAAACTCTGTTGGAGTTATGGGTGATGAAAGAACTTATGAAAAAGTAGTTGCTTTACGTGCCGTTGAAAGTACTGATGGTATGACTGCTGATTGGGTAAATTTACCTTATGAGTTTTTACAAAAAATATCAAACAAAATAATAAATAACGTAAAAGGTGTTAACAGAGTTGTTTACGACATAAGCTCTAAACCACCTGCTACAATTGAATGGGAATAA
- a CDS encoding cytidine deaminase, producing the protein MEKLELKTSVTVYENLAELTQDDTLLMNKAIEARTKAYAPYSKFKVGAAFLLENGEIILGNNQENAAYPSGMCAERVGVWKVSSEFPGIKIKKLAITAASENLTVNKPVGPCGGCRQTLSEYEINQKEPIEVLFMGEIGKIVKTASLLSLLPFSFDSSYL; encoded by the coding sequence ATGGAAAAATTAGAATTAAAAACTTCTGTTACCGTTTATGAAAATCTAGCCGAATTAACACAAGACGACACCCTATTAATGAATAAAGCTATTGAAGCAAGAACAAAAGCTTATGCTCCATATTCAAAATTTAAAGTTGGTGCTGCTTTTTTATTAGAAAATGGTGAAATTATCTTAGGAAATAATCAAGAAAATGCTGCTTATCCATCAGGAATGTGTGCCGAAAGAGTTGGTGTTTGGAAAGTTAGTTCGGAATTCCCTGGAATAAAAATAAAAAAATTAGCAATTACTGCTGCTTCGGAAAACTTAACGGTAAACAAACCTGTAGGTCCTTGTGGAGGTTGTAGACAAACATTATCGGAATATGAAATAAATCAAAAAGAACCGATAGAAGTATTATTTATGGGAGAAATTGGTAAAATTGTAAAAACAGCTTCCCTCCTTTCTTTGTTACCTTTTTCATTTGATAGTTCTTACTTGTAA
- the gldJ gene encoding gliding motility lipoprotein GldJ, producing the protein MKSTLKLFSLLVITTLLVASCKSNSSSKSSLTGWNFNDPNYGGYIKGEDKKGKEIPPGMTHIEGGSFTMGLVQDDVMFDWNTTPQKMHVRSFYMDETEVTNAEYGLFMQYTKDVFPPEEAQFKNIYQSVLPDTLVWRKGLGNTNLLSESYLRHPSYAEYPVVGVSWLQANKYCKWRTNAVNLKILMDKGVIKNIFKEDSLSFKGKNNFDTDTYLTNPYALFEGDSTIYKKGIPVPRKKGDPKPDKDKFSGRQVTSSDGILAQKFRLPTEVEWEYAAKAIFENREYNNIRGRKKYAWNGKYTRDRDKRRRGDQLGNFKQGKGDYSGIAGWSSDGSDIPNAAASYPPNAFGLFDMSGNVAEWVQDVYRPIIDSEANDFNYFRGNIFTKKLIDQNGKVVIVGDELGEIEYDTLENGRIVPKELPGSVKFIPITKEDTYMRRNYNLADNSSLGDGDQASSKDYQLDKDQLGEMSRMYNSPEKPEADRDSLGNVVDNYKYDSKTRATLISDKSRVYKGGAWADREYWLDPAQRRYFPEYMATNFIGFRCATDKMGPMMLNKRKTPTPKYSMNKR; encoded by the coding sequence ATGAAAAGCACGTTAAAATTATTTAGTTTATTGGTTATCACGACATTATTAGTTGCTTCCTGTAAAAGTAATAGTTCAAGTAAATCATCATTAACCGGATGGAACTTTAATGATCCAAATTATGGTGGATACATTAAAGGAGAAGATAAGAAAGGAAAAGAGATCCCCCCAGGAATGACTCACATAGAAGGTGGAAGTTTTACTATGGGATTAGTACAGGATGATGTAATGTTCGATTGGAATACTACACCTCAAAAAATGCACGTTCGTTCTTTTTATATGGATGAAACAGAAGTTACAAATGCTGAATACGGTTTATTTATGCAGTATACAAAAGATGTTTTTCCTCCAGAAGAAGCTCAATTTAAAAATATTTATCAATCTGTTTTACCAGATACTTTAGTTTGGAGAAAAGGATTAGGAAATACGAATTTATTATCAGAAAGTTATTTAAGACACCCTTCTTATGCAGAATACCCTGTAGTAGGTGTTAGTTGGTTACAAGCTAATAAATATTGTAAGTGGCGTACAAATGCTGTGAATTTAAAAATTCTAATGGATAAAGGTGTTATTAAAAATATTTTTAAAGAAGATTCATTAAGTTTTAAAGGTAAAAATAATTTTGATACCGATACTTATTTAACAAATCCATATGCATTGTTTGAAGGTGATTCAACAATTTATAAAAAAGGAATTCCTGTACCAAGAAAAAAAGGAGACCCTAAACCAGATAAAGATAAGTTTTCTGGAAGACAAGTTACTTCATCAGATGGTATTTTAGCTCAGAAATTTAGACTTCCTACTGAAGTTGAATGGGAATATGCTGCAAAAGCAATTTTTGAAAACCGTGAGTATAACAATATCCGTGGTAGAAAAAAATATGCTTGGAACGGTAAATATACTCGTGATAGAGATAAAAGAAGAAGAGGTGACCAATTAGGAAACTTTAAACAAGGAAAAGGAGATTATAGTGGTATTGCAGGTTGGAGTAGTGATGGATCGGATATTCCTAATGCAGCAGCAAGTTATCCTCCAAATGCTTTCGGATTATTTGATATGTCAGGTAACGTTGCAGAATGGGTACAAGATGTATATCGTCCTATAATTGATTCTGAAGCAAATGACTTTAATTATTTTAGAGGAAATATTTTTACTAAGAAATTAATAGATCAGAATGGTAAAGTAGTTATTGTTGGTGATGAATTAGGTGAAATAGAATATGATACTTTAGAAAACGGAAGAATCGTACCAAAAGAATTACCTGGTAGCGTTAAGTTTATTCCTATAACGAAGGAAGATACTTATATGAGAAGAAACTATAATTTAGCAGATAATTCAAGTTTAGGAGATGGAGATCAAGCTTCTTCTAAGGATTATCAATTAGATAAAGATCAATTAGGAGAGATGTCTAGAATGTATAACTCACCTGAAAAACCTGAAGCAGATAGAGATTCTTTAGGTAATGTAGTTGATAACTATAAGTATGATTCAAAAACAAGAGCTACTTTAATTAGTGATAAATCTAGAGTTTACAAAGGTGGTGCTTGGGCAGATAGAGAGTATTGGTTAGATCCAGCTCAAAGAAGATATTTTCCAGAGTATATGGCTACAAACTTTATCGGTTTTAGATGTGCTACTGATAAAATGGGACCAATGATGTTGAATAAACGTAAGACACCTACACCAAAGTATTCAATGAATAAAAGATAA
- the porV gene encoding type IX secretion system outer membrane channel protein PorV, with product MSIAFLSFQIKAQTKTQITTATPFLLISTDARAGGMADIGVATSSDAFSIFHNPAKTAFNKNKVSVGLNYTPWLSNLTNDIFVGNLSYVNRFKENAAWGVDVKYFSLGKIELNKLGNDDKLINLGYKNPSEFAITGIYSMKLSEKFSMGIGLKYINSNLDVDDNSISAINTFAVDVSGYYQSDERNYGNFNGRYRLGFNITNIGPKVEYTPGTENFIPTNAKLGGGFDFIIDSKNILGLNLEFNKLLVPSTPGSTRGWFDGMFTSLSDRPFSEELQETTWALGTEYLYNNAFALRAGYFQ from the coding sequence TTGTCTATTGCTTTTCTATCCTTTCAAATTAAAGCGCAAACTAAAACGCAAATTACAACAGCAACCCCGTTTTTATTAATATCAACTGATGCTCGTGCTGGGGGTATGGCCGATATAGGTGTAGCAACATCTTCAGATGCTTTTTCTATTTTTCATAACCCTGCTAAAACCGCTTTCAATAAAAATAAAGTAAGTGTTGGTTTAAATTACACGCCTTGGTTAAGTAATTTAACTAATGATATATTTGTTGGAAATCTTTCATATGTTAATAGGTTTAAAGAAAATGCAGCTTGGGGAGTAGATGTTAAATATTTTTCTCTTGGAAAAATTGAGCTTAATAAGCTAGGTAATGATGATAAGCTTATTAATTTAGGTTATAAAAATCCAAGTGAATTTGCTATTACAGGTATTTACTCAATGAAATTAAGTGAAAAATTTTCAATGGGTATTGGCTTAAAGTACATCAATTCAAACTTAGATGTTGATGACAATAGTATTAGTGCTATAAATACTTTTGCTGTTGATGTTTCTGGTTATTATCAATCAGATGAAAGAAATTATGGGAATTTTAATGGTCGTTACCGTTTAGGTTTTAATATTACAAATATTGGTCCTAAAGTAGAGTATACTCCTGGAACTGAAAATTTTATTCCTACTAATGCTAAATTAGGTGGTGGTTTTGATTTTATAATCGATAGTAAAAACATATTAGGACTTAATTTAGAATTTAATAAATTATTAGTTCCTTCAACTCCAGGGTCAACTAGAGGTTGGTTCGATGGAATGTTCACTTCTTTAAGCGATAGACCTTTTAGTGAAGAGCTTCAAGAAACAACTTGGGCATTAGGTACTGAGTATTTATACAATAATGCATTTGCACTTAGAGCTGGTTATTTTCAATGA